Proteins encoded in a region of the Megalops cyprinoides isolate fMegCyp1 chromosome 3, fMegCyp1.pri, whole genome shotgun sequence genome:
- the LOC118774593 gene encoding H-2 class II histocompatibility antigen, A-U alpha chain-like: MEEFFQSHCTRQATCIATDPSHPSHGLFTPCRLAEVPHLDITSLGCSDAADEEDVKDLDGDEMRYIDFNKKEAVSTLPEFADPMRWPEDYAAAVTNMVVCKNDLEVFTKAGKNPPLEKDPPQSTIYTKHDVEFGKENALICFVNNFYPPPVKVKWTKNDREVKEGVTLSRYHPNSDFTFRQLSTLSFTPDEGDIYACTVEHTALPEPQTKIWEPEVSPQAGVGATAFCGVGLTVGLLGVATGTFFLIKGNNCN; this comes from the exons ATGGAAGAGTTCTTCCAGAGCCACTGCACCCGGCAGGCAACCTGCATCgccacagacccctcccacccctcccatggACTGTTCACTCCCTGCCGTCTGGCAGAAG TTCCACATTTGGACATTACATCACTGGGATGTTCTGATGCAGCTGATGAAGAGGATGTCAAAGACCTTGATGGAGACGAAATGCGTTACATTGACTTCAACAAAAAAGAAGCAGTGAGCACACTTCCTGAATTTGCAGACCCCATGAGATGGCCAGAGGATTATGCAGCTGCTGTGACAAACATGGTTGTGTGCAAAAATGACTTGGAAGTGTTTACAAAAGCTGGAAAGAACCCACCACTTGAAAAAG ATCCTCCACAGAGCACAATATACACCAAGCATGATGTGGAGTTTGGAAAGGAGAACGCCCTCATCTGCTTTGTGAATAATTTCTACCCACCTCCTGTGAAAGTGAAGTGGACCAAGAATGACAGAGAGGTGAAGGAGGGAGTGACTCTCAGCAGGTACCACCCAAACAGTGATTTCACCTTCCGCCAGCTCTCCACCCTGAGCTTCACTCCAGACGAGGGGGACATCTACGCCTGCACTGTGGAGCACACGGCACTACCTGAACCCCAAACCAAGATCTGGG AGCCTGAGGTGAGCCCGCAGGCTGGTGTTGGAGCTACAGCATTCTGTGGAGTGGGCCTGACTGTGGGGCTTCTGGGAGTGGCCACTGGAACCTTCTTCCTCATCAAAGGAAACAACTGCAACTGA